From the Methanotorris formicicus Mc-S-70 genome, the window ATTGGCGTTAGTGTTCTAACCCTGTGCGAACTTAGATAACTCTCCGAACAGCTAAATCCTAAACTATTATAGAATTAGTGAGTATGTTATTAAGTGCTGCTAGCATAGGAGATGCACCGTTTTTTAACGAGTTATTTAAGTACTACCTATTTCTATTTTTTGGTCTTAATTTTAATAGTGTTAAATCACACTATCAGTTAGTTTAGACACTGAAATAAAAGAAAGGCAAAAATTAGTTATTACAAATAGCAATAATAAACCTACTCTCTGCCATATCCAATGCATTTAATGAATTCCCCTCAATTATAAAGGTATTGTTTATTTTTGATATTGTTGCATTATTGTTGGTTCTTATTACCCTTATAATCATGGTTTTGTTGCTATTTTTTATCATCTCAATTTCAGAAGGGGTGAATGTGGCGTATCCTTCTTTATTATTTAAAACAACCTTTGCAGTTACATTCTCTGATACGTTTATTGGAATTACCATTTCGTGAGGATAGAAGGCATTCAGCCAAATCAACTTACCTATCAAATCCATTATAGAAACTCCACCTTCCTTTTGAGGTAGGGATGGGTTATACTCCAAATAGATAATGGGTTTTGTTAGATACTGTTTCTTTATATCTTTATCTGATGTGTTAATAAGTTTTGTTTTCATGGCATCATTTATTGTGCACCTCAATGGAATTTCAACAGAAACTCCATGAATCTCTGTTTTTAATGTTTTTGAGTATTTTAGCAAATCGTCGTTGCTATTTTTTTGGTTGATACATAGACATGAGGAAACCAACAAACACATTATTCCAAATATAATAATAAACTTCTTCATTTTTTCTCCTCTTTATCTTTTGCACGGAAGTGGTCATAAAGATACAGTATTATGAGTAGTATTATCACCAAATAAACATGACTCTTTAGCCATATTGATAGGTAGCCGATATATGGTATAACAAGGGGTTTTCCATTAATTGTTATTGCTTTTTGCCTTATTTGCGATGAAGAAACTAACTCTGGATCGTAAGTTGGGTTGTTGTCTCCTTTTATAATATAGTAGGTTTTATTGTCAATATTCAACTTTCCAATAATTCTATGTATAACAGGTCTTGTTTTTTCTCCCCCAAATACCAAAAATGATTTGTTATCTATACTTATGGTGCCTTTAATTTCATTGTATTGATAGAGAGGCCAGTGGGCATTGTAAACAACAATATCTCCAACATTTAGATTATTTGGGTCAAATTCAAAATATGCATTCTTTACAACAACCAAATCTCCTCTCTTCATTATTGGATACATGCTATTTGATACTACAACATTTACATGGCTCCAAACTAAAAAAAGAACGAGTAAAAATACTACCCACTCAATGATGTCTTTTTTATTGATAATCCCACCTTCTATGTTATCTACGCAGATATACATTTTATACCATATTGTTATATATTTTTTTGTTATAAAGAATTTTAATATTTAATTTAAAATGGTATGTGAAATTAGGAGGGAGATGATGATAGGCATTATTGGAGGAACTGGCATAGCATCAATCTTAGGTAAAGGAGAGGAAAGGATTATAGAAACCAAATATGGAAAGGCAAAGGTTTTAATTGATGATGATGTTGTTTTGTTGTTTAGGCATGGAATTGAGCACAACGTCCCACCACATAGGATAAACTATAGGGCAAATATATACGCTTTGAAACAACTTGGGGTGGAGAGAATTTTGGCTATAAATTCTGTTGGTTCATTAAAAGAGGAAATAAAACCAGGAACTTTTGTAATTCCAAATGACTTTATAGAATTTACAAAATTTAGAGAGAGCACATTTTATGATGAGGGAAAGGTTGTCCATATTGATATGACAGAACCCTACTGCCCCGAGTTAAGGGAAATTTTAAAGAAAATCTTAGAAAATAAAAATTATGATTACCATGAGGGTGTCTATGTATGCACAGAGGGGCCAAGATTCGAGACAAAGAGGGAGATCAAGATATTTAAAAATTGGGGGGATGTTGTGGGGATGACAGGATATCCTGAGGTTGTTTTAGCAAGGGAGTTGGAAATGTGCTATGTTTCATTGTGCAATGTCACAAACTACGCTGCAGGAATTTCAAAGAATGTTCTGACAGTTGATGAAGTGTTGGAAACAATAAAAATAATGGAAGACAAAATTTTAAAGATTGTTGATGAATTTATAAACTACGATTTTGGAGAGAGAAACTGCATTTGCAAAGACGCTTTAAAACATGCTGTTATTTAATTCTTCTTTGGTGGTGTTTATGATAATAAAAATAAACGAAATGAATGAAAAAGAAAAGATGGAAGCAATTAGAAAGATACAAAAAATGATTTTGGAAGGAAAAGTAATAATTTGTGGAACTGACACCTTATACGGAATCTGCGTAAATGCTTTGGATGAAAATGCTGTGAAAAAGGTTTATGAGATAAAAAAGAGAGAATTTGGAAAATACATCTCAATAAGTCTAAAAGATAAAGAGGACATTGAAAAATACGCATATGTTAATGATGTAGCAAAAAAAATAATAGACAAATTCATGCCTGGGCCTATAACAACCATATTAAA encodes:
- the mtnP gene encoding S-methyl-5'-thioadenosine phosphorylase, producing MIGIIGGTGIASILGKGEERIIETKYGKAKVLIDDDVVLLFRHGIEHNVPPHRINYRANIYALKQLGVERILAINSVGSLKEEIKPGTFVIPNDFIEFTKFRESTFYDEGKVVHIDMTEPYCPELREILKKILENKNYDYHEGVYVCTEGPRFETKREIKIFKNWGDVVGMTGYPEVVLARELEMCYVSLCNVTNYAAGISKNVLTVDEVLETIKIMEDKILKIVDEFINYDFGERNCICKDALKHAVI
- a CDS encoding S26 family signal peptidase; the protein is MYICVDNIEGGIINKKDIIEWVVFLLVLFLVWSHVNVVVSNSMYPIMKRGDLVVVKNAYFEFDPNNLNVGDIVVYNAHWPLYQYNEIKGTISIDNKSFLVFGGEKTRPVIHRIIGKLNIDNKTYYIIKGDNNPTYDPELVSSSQIRQKAITINGKPLVIPYIGYLSIWLKSHVYLVIILLIILYLYDHFRAKDKEEKK